In a single window of the Deltaproteobacteria bacterium genome:
- a CDS encoding 50S ribosome-binding GTPase, translated as MPANLPPQYFEAEKRFREARTTSDKLKCLEEMLTIMPKHKGTDKLRADLRRRISKLKDMGQARKGPGRRPPVYFLEKEGAGQVALLGLPNTGKSSLLAALTNAQPVIADYPFTTRIPLAGMMTYENVQIQLIDTPPVSPDYLEPWYPDLLRRADAWLLVVSLAEGEVLDQVEQAEAILAPYKLGLKGYAEAPQDPDLRLKPTLVALNKGDLPLDPEEVALAQEILQDRFVTLVVSAKDRQGLAELKSAVFAILQLVRVYTRAPGRAANFDAPFVVPVNTTVQELASRIHKDFTQKFKYARVWGRETFEGQRVQRDYILHDGDIVELHF; from the coding sequence ATGCCGGCCAATTTACCCCCCCAATATTTTGAGGCGGAAAAGCGCTTCCGGGAGGCCAGAACTACCAGCGACAAGCTCAAGTGCTTGGAAGAAATGTTAACCATTATGCCCAAGCACAAGGGCACCGATAAGCTCCGGGCCGATCTACGCCGGCGCATTTCCAAGCTCAAAGACATGGGCCAGGCTCGTAAAGGCCCCGGCCGCCGTCCCCCGGTCTATTTCCTGGAGAAGGAGGGGGCGGGCCAGGTGGCATTGCTCGGCCTACCCAATACCGGCAAATCCTCCCTCCTGGCGGCCCTGACCAACGCTCAACCGGTGATTGCCGATTATCCCTTCACCACTCGCATCCCATTAGCTGGGATGATGACCTACGAGAACGTCCAGATTCAGTTAATCGATACTCCGCCGGTAAGCCCAGATTACTTGGAACCCTGGTACCCCGATCTGTTGCGTCGGGCCGATGCCTGGCTGCTGGTAGTCAGCCTGGCCGAAGGCGAGGTGCTGGATCAGGTCGAGCAGGCCGAAGCCATCCTGGCCCCCTATAAGTTGGGGCTGAAGGGATATGCGGAAGCGCCTCAAGACCCTGACCTAAGGCTCAAACCTACCCTGGTGGCGCTCAACAAAGGTGATCTGCCCCTGGATCCTGAAGAAGTAGCGCTGGCTCAAGAGATTTTGCAGGATCGATTTGTCACCCTGGTAGTGTCGGCTAAGGATCGACAGGGGCTGGCCGAATTAAAGTCCGCGGTGTTTGCAATTCTTCAACTTGTGCGGGTCTATACCCGGGCACCGGGACGAGCCGCTAATTTCGATGCTCCCTTTGTGGTCCCGGTCAACACTACCGTTCAGGAATTGGCCTCTCGTATTCACAAGGACTTTACGCAGAAATTCAAATATGCCCGGGTCTGGGGGCGAGAAACCTTTGAGGGCCAGCGGGTTCAGCGAGACTACATCCTCCATGATGGCGACATCGTAGAATTACACTTCTGA
- a CDS encoding DNA-directed RNA polymerase subunit omega → MARVTIEDCLNKLPNRFALVHIGAQRVRQLYHGAPLLIKGRNNKEIVMALREIAAGKVSVSEPQKLLPEK, encoded by the coding sequence GTGGCCAGAGTAACTATTGAAGACTGCTTAAATAAACTTCCTAACCGGTTTGCCTTGGTGCATATTGGGGCCCAGCGGGTACGGCAGCTTTATCATGGAGCGCCGCTGTTGATCAAGGGCCGCAATAACAAAGAGATCGTTATGGCCTTAAGGGAAATTGCTGCCGGAAAGGTGTCGGTGTCCGAGCCCCAGAAACTATTACCCGAAAAATGA
- a CDS encoding thioesterase family protein, translating to MESTFTVGMTNEMRLKTGPGHSARKFFPQLPDAFATPYLVGLMEGVSADLMAKHLKPGEQSVGISMNLKHLAPTPLGMEVRAITEITQVEGRKLTFKLEVFDEREKIGEAIHERFIINADKFQQKIADKAAAGQPG from the coding sequence ATGGAATCTACCTTTACCGTGGGCATGACCAATGAGATGCGGCTTAAAACTGGCCCAGGACATTCGGCCCGGAAATTCTTTCCCCAATTGCCCGATGCCTTTGCCACTCCCTATCTGGTGGGGCTGATGGAAGGCGTCAGCGCTGACCTGATGGCCAAACATTTAAAACCCGGCGAGCAATCGGTGGGCATTTCCATGAATCTGAAGCACCTGGCCCCCACCCCCTTAGGGATGGAGGTGCGGGCAATAACCGAGATTACCCAGGTGGAAGGCCGCAAACTGACCTTCAAACTGGAGGTCTTTGACGAACGGGAAAAGATCGGCGAAGCTATCCACGAACGTTTCATTATTAACGCCGATAAATTTCAACAAAAAATCGCGGACAAGGCCGCGGCCGGTCAACCAGGCTGA
- a CDS encoding flavodoxin family protein: MKVMGIWGSPRRGGNTEILLDAFLKGAAQGGAEVEKVALTKLKISPCMEIYHCIKDGTCPIKDDMLDLYPKLLAADVVALASPVFFYGVTAQAKAMIDRTQALWSRRYVLKQDFPGPNRRGVLLCTGATHGKHVFVGCRLTARYFFDAINVVYAAEILVRGVDEKGAMLQKPEVLAESEDLGRRLGQGEPLGPVKLFPLA; encoded by the coding sequence ATGAAAGTTATGGGAATCTGGGGCAGTCCGCGACGCGGGGGTAATACGGAAATTCTGCTGGATGCTTTTCTAAAAGGTGCGGCCCAGGGGGGTGCAGAAGTCGAGAAAGTGGCCCTGACCAAACTCAAGATCTCCCCCTGTATGGAAATTTACCATTGCATTAAAGATGGCACCTGTCCGATTAAAGATGACATGCTTGACCTGTATCCGAAACTGTTGGCGGCCGACGTGGTTGCCCTGGCCTCCCCGGTCTTTTTTTATGGTGTGACCGCTCAGGCCAAGGCGATGATTGATCGGACCCAGGCATTATGGTCGCGGCGCTATGTTTTGAAGCAGGATTTTCCAGGCCCTAATCGCCGGGGCGTCTTGTTGTGTACCGGGGCTACCCATGGCAAGCATGTCTTTGTCGGCTGTCGGCTCACCGCCCGCTATTTTTTTGATGCCATCAACGTAGTCTATGCGGCTGAAATTCTGGTGCGGGGAGTGGATGAAAAAGGCGCCATGCTGCAGAAACCAGAGGTGCTGGCCGAATCCGAGGATCTGGGCCGGCGATTAGGCCAGGGAGAGCCGTTAGGCCCGGTTAAGCTGTTCCCGCTGGCCTAG
- a CDS encoding superoxide dismutase, which produces MKGFSDQLLQQHFTLYEGYVKNTNLLLTQMAQMAQQNQLSSPQYAELKCRFSWEFNGMRLHELYFGNLGSNGQINKEGKLYKSLEANFGSYDRWLADFKAMGGMRGIGWVVLYEDLKNGLKKADYLEAFFQNIDWHAVAGRYHAHHN; this is translated from the coding sequence ATGAAGGGCTTTAGCGATCAGTTACTGCAGCAACATTTTACCCTGTACGAGGGCTATGTCAAAAATACCAATCTGCTGCTCACCCAGATGGCGCAGATGGCTCAGCAGAATCAGCTGTCCAGCCCACAATATGCGGAGCTGAAATGCCGCTTCAGTTGGGAATTCAACGGCATGCGGCTACATGAGCTCTATTTCGGCAATCTGGGCAGCAATGGCCAGATCAACAAGGAGGGCAAGCTTTATAAGAGCCTGGAGGCCAATTTTGGCAGTTATGACCGCTGGCTGGCCGATTTCAAGGCCATGGGCGGTATGCGGGGTATCGGCTGGGTGGTCCTGTACGAGGATTTAAAGAATGGACTGAAAAAAGCCGATTACCTGGAGGCTTTTTTCCAAAATATCGATTGGCATGCGGTTGCAGGCCGCTATCATGCCCACCATAATTAG
- a CDS encoding methyltransferase domain-containing protein, with product MRKDVISYLTCPICNNELKLKATIESSEVISGSLICGGCNKAYPIIDGIPRLVIGDLTVKEEKTSESFGYAWQLYGSRLSPALNREFLERLPPWKPEDFKGQVVLDVGCGAGRLSRLASDFGAREVFALDVGSAVDAAKQLSANYPNIHFIQANLFNPPFKPLFDMVFCMGVLHHTAAPFKAFKAILNPLKEGGKIGVWVYGKEGNEIMGSLLNLIRYFTINLSNSTKVVLSKTMVQMEEVIYKSLTRYLKPKYYGEYLNYLNTVLSNSDRNYIAFDFLSTPIVHYISKQDLVAFVDKNGLKQCNIVQINNNSYGVTAIK from the coding sequence ATGAGAAAAGACGTAATTTCTTATCTTACCTGCCCAATATGTAACAATGAGCTCAAACTTAAAGCGACGATAGAGTCGTCAGAAGTTATAAGTGGGAGTTTAATATGTGGTGGTTGCAATAAGGCTTATCCGATTATCGACGGCATTCCACGGTTAGTTATCGGTGATCTAACTGTAAAGGAAGAAAAAACCTCTGAAAGCTTCGGTTATGCCTGGCAACTATATGGTTCCCGCCTGTCTCCGGCCCTCAACCGTGAGTTTTTGGAAAGATTGCCCCCCTGGAAGCCGGAGGATTTCAAAGGCCAAGTCGTTCTCGACGTAGGCTGTGGGGCTGGTCGGTTATCAAGACTAGCCTCAGATTTTGGGGCCAGAGAGGTTTTCGCCTTGGACGTGGGTAGCGCGGTTGATGCTGCCAAACAGCTCTCGGCAAATTACCCCAATATCCATTTCATCCAAGCCAATCTGTTTAACCCCCCTTTTAAGCCTTTATTTGACATGGTTTTTTGTATGGGCGTCTTGCACCATACAGCCGCTCCGTTCAAGGCTTTTAAAGCTATATTAAACCCTCTCAAAGAGGGCGGTAAAATAGGTGTTTGGGTATACGGGAAGGAAGGAAATGAAATAATGGGGTCACTGCTCAACTTAATCAGATATTTTACAATTAACCTCTCGAATTCTACTAAAGTAGTTTTAAGCAAAACCATGGTTCAAATGGAGGAAGTGATTTATAAAAGCTTAACAAGATATCTAAAGCCAAAATATTATGGTGAATATCTAAACTATCTAAACACTGTACTAAGTAACTCAGACCGCAATTATATTGCCTTTGATTTTTTATCCACTCCTATTGTACATTATATATCCAAGCAAGACCTTGTAGCTTTCGTTGATAAAAATGGCCTGAAACAATGCAACATTGTGCAGATCAATAATAATAGTTACGGTGTAACGGCAATTAAGTAA
- a CDS encoding flippase-like domain-containing protein, with protein sequence MGLVLATTDLRGIAVALGKTRWPWYLLAQITMISYIGLIVCRWRYLLKLQGIIYPFQKVFLIYNAGSLAGAVTPGRLGDFARLIYFRQENHSIISVTLSIILDRFLDLFILTVIGMAAIFFLPLPKLFRDGVLGLVPISLLLVIGFCLLAWRTWNWDWLRSVLVKMVPLKFRPQVDQGLLGVQDAVRPFLSWRLSWPLILTILGWAMNFLAAYFIARALNLHLGLLQVGACLALTTLFTLIPISIAGIGTREVSLIFLFSLLGMKQEQALAFSCLLLGLVVTHGLIGWLSLTLQPPCEPRVAHCPK encoded by the coding sequence ATGGGATTGGTGCTGGCTACCACTGATCTGCGGGGGATTGCTGTGGCCTTAGGGAAAACCAGATGGCCATGGTACTTGCTAGCCCAAATTACCATGATCAGCTATATCGGGTTGATTGTTTGTCGGTGGAGATACTTGCTTAAACTGCAAGGGATTATCTATCCGTTTCAGAAGGTCTTCTTGATTTATAACGCCGGATCATTGGCCGGAGCAGTTACCCCTGGCCGTTTGGGGGATTTCGCTCGCCTGATCTATTTCCGGCAGGAAAATCATTCTATTATCTCTGTAACCCTGAGTATTATATTAGACCGTTTTCTAGATCTGTTCATCTTGACTGTAATCGGTATGGCCGCAATATTTTTCCTTCCTCTTCCCAAACTGTTCCGGGACGGAGTGCTGGGTCTGGTTCCCATCTCGCTGTTATTAGTTATTGGGTTCTGTTTACTTGCCTGGCGAACCTGGAATTGGGACTGGCTACGCTCAGTTCTAGTAAAAATGGTACCCTTGAAATTCAGACCCCAGGTGGATCAGGGACTTCTGGGGGTGCAGGACGCCGTGCGGCCCTTTCTCTCTTGGCGTCTCAGCTGGCCCCTTATTCTGACCATACTGGGCTGGGCGATGAATTTTTTGGCGGCGTATTTCATCGCCCGAGCGCTAAACCTCCATCTGGGCTTATTGCAAGTCGGAGCCTGTTTGGCTTTAACCACCCTCTTTACGCTAATCCCTATATCGATCGCGGGCATCGGCACCCGGGAGGTAAGTTTAATTTTCCTTTTCTCCCTCTTGGGAATGAAACAGGAGCAAGCCCTGGCTTTCTCCTGTTTGTTATTAGGGCTGGTAGTGACCCACGGCCTTATCGGCTGGCTATCCTTGACTCTTCAGCCACCCTGTGAACCAAGAGTCGCTCATTGTCCTAAATGA
- a CDS encoding radical SAM protein — MKCILISPPFSNVYGSFKAILKYGFLNPPLGLCYLAASLKRAGHQPLVLDCEAQGYNVAKILEIVQREKPDLIGITATSPEFYNAVAIAEALKSHLNIPIVLGGVHLTIFRQKVLVDYPCFDFGVIGEGEETIVELLENLPEPWRYSQIRGLIFRAEGEVIENPLRPLHNHLDNLPFPDRTLLDNRLYFRNVPRLGHQVTTAFMSSRGCPFNCIYCAVAQIPGGRQIRYRSAPNVADEIEYVVRELNVPHISFNDDVLTMNKARIYELCEEIQRRGLRFTWEGLSRADRVDRKLLQTMKASGFVRISYGIESGNPEILKFTGKNETLEQISEAFRITREAGILARGSLIIGLPYENRRTVEDSFRFINSLYGLDQVVINILQPYPGTKVREMILRGEGGSRIIADDLRELRRFGNASVEVNDLSRHRLIWLQKIGLLRFYLRPGILWRNFKLYQPQAFLLDGLAFFRALFSWGAA; from the coding sequence ATGAAATGTATCCTCATCTCTCCACCTTTTAGCAATGTTTACGGGTCCTTCAAGGCTATTTTGAAATACGGCTTTTTAAACCCTCCTCTAGGATTGTGTTATCTGGCGGCTAGCCTCAAACGGGCGGGTCATCAGCCCCTGGTCCTGGATTGCGAAGCCCAGGGTTATAATGTGGCCAAGATTCTGGAGATTGTTCAACGGGAAAAGCCTGACCTGATCGGGATTACCGCCACCTCCCCCGAGTTTTACAACGCCGTCGCCATTGCTGAGGCCCTTAAATCCCATCTAAATATCCCCATTGTCTTAGGAGGCGTCCACCTCACCATATTTCGCCAAAAAGTGCTGGTTGATTATCCCTGTTTCGACTTCGGGGTGATCGGCGAGGGGGAAGAGACCATCGTTGAATTATTGGAAAACCTGCCTGAACCATGGCGATATTCCCAAATCCGCGGTTTGATATTCCGAGCCGAGGGCGAGGTTATCGAAAATCCGTTGCGGCCGTTGCATAACCATCTCGATAATCTTCCTTTTCCGGATCGCACTCTATTAGACAATCGTCTCTACTTTCGCAACGTGCCTCGTTTGGGCCACCAGGTTACCACCGCGTTCATGTCTTCCCGGGGCTGCCCCTTTAACTGTATTTATTGTGCGGTCGCTCAGATTCCCGGGGGCCGGCAAATCCGCTACCGGTCAGCCCCCAATGTTGCCGATGAGATCGAATATGTGGTCCGAGAGTTAAATGTTCCGCATATTTCTTTTAATGATGATGTCCTCACCATGAATAAGGCCAGGATTTATGAGCTCTGCGAGGAGATTCAGCGCCGCGGCTTGCGGTTTACCTGGGAGGGGCTGTCACGCGCCGACCGGGTGGACCGGAAGCTCTTGCAAACCATGAAGGCCAGCGGCTTTGTCCGCATTTCTTATGGTATTGAGAGCGGAAACCCGGAGATTCTAAAATTTACCGGTAAGAACGAGACTCTGGAGCAAATCTCCGAAGCCTTTCGAATTACGCGCGAGGCCGGGATTCTGGCCCGCGGCTCCCTCATTATTGGTCTGCCTTACGAGAATCGCCGCACGGTAGAGGATTCATTCCGATTTATCAACAGCTTATATGGGCTTGACCAGGTAGTCATAAACATCTTACAACCATACCCAGGAACCAAGGTGCGGGAAATGATTCTTCGGGGGGAGGGGGGTAGTCGGATTATTGCTGACGACCTCCGGGAGTTGCGTCGTTTCGGCAATGCTTCGGTAGAGGTAAATGATTTGAGCCGCCATCGTCTGATCTGGCTGCAGAAAATTGGTCTTCTGAGATTTTATCTCCGACCTGGCATCTTATGGAGGAATTTCAAGCTCTACCAACCCCAAGCCTTTCTGCTGGACGGCCTGGCATTCTTCAGAGCCCTGTTCTCCTGGGGCGCGGCGTGA
- a CDS encoding class I SAM-dependent methyltransferase: MMVTDKSLAQKFFDLAFAPLRLTVLPDKVTERLGLTSLWGERLRAVLPWVQGRLLDIGCGDNQLVHTYGNGIGVDVYDWGGGALILPDCSRLPFADGEFDTVTIIAALNHIPNRQEVLVEARRVLAPEGRLLITMIDPVLSYLGHRFIWWYSEDKERGMEPGEVYGFWNQELISLVQGAGYQLRSHQRFLYGLNNLFIFVKV, encoded by the coding sequence ATGATGGTCACTGATAAAAGTTTGGCCCAAAAATTTTTTGACCTGGCCTTTGCCCCGCTGCGGTTGACCGTTTTGCCCGATAAAGTAACCGAACGCCTGGGCCTGACCTCCCTGTGGGGAGAACGCTTGCGGGCCGTGCTGCCCTGGGTGCAAGGCCGCCTGTTGGATATCGGTTGTGGCGATAATCAGTTGGTCCACACCTATGGCAATGGTATCGGGGTCGATGTCTACGATTGGGGGGGCGGGGCCTTGATCCTGCCGGACTGTTCCCGGCTGCCTTTTGCCGACGGCGAGTTTGACACCGTGACCATCATCGCCGCCTTAAACCATATTCCTAATCGCCAAGAGGTATTGGTTGAAGCCCGCCGGGTGCTGGCTCCAGAGGGCCGCTTGCTTATTACCATGATCGATCCGGTGCTGTCTTATCTGGGGCATCGGTTTATCTGGTGGTATAGCGAGGACAAAGAGCGAGGCATGGAACCCGGAGAGGTCTATGGTTTCTGGAATCAAGAATTGATCTCTCTGGTACAAGGCGCTGGCTATCAGCTTAGGTCTCACCAACGATTCCTATATGGCCTGAACAATCTGTTTATTTTTGTTAAGGTATAG
- the asnB gene encoding asparagine synthase (glutamine-hydrolyzing) produces MCGICGIIRAERLVTATEISKMRDVLTHRGPDNAGLWVQGRVGLGHRRLSIIDLSERGRQPMSNETGTVFMVFNGEIYNFQELRQHLEKSGHRFYSQADSEVIIHAYEEYGVECLDKLRGMFAFALWDVDQQRLFAARDRLGKKPFFYCRRNGDFYFASEIKAMLALPQIPREVNFEALGYYLSLNYTPAPHTLFKGIQQLEPAQYLLWRAHEQQLQIREYWDLSYPPAIKTQNPDRVVPEFEAQLQEAIRYRLIADVPVGAFLSGGLDSATIVALAAPLYPGRLKTFSIGFAEKSYDERPYARQVASRYRTEHHELVVTPQVKELLPTLVWHAEEPTADSSMVPVYYLAEFAAREVKVVLTGDGADEILAGYETYQAHYLLRLLNSLPTAWQKLLQRLVTRLPVSDRKVSLDFKLKRLVAALGCDADYAHYSWRQIWSPEAQQDLLPQLHLPEASLLYRYWFERSQAGHPIDRMLYADTRFYLPNDMLVKVDRMTMAHALEARTPFLDHGLVETAAGIPAHWKLKGLFLKKYLLRRLLQDRVPAAIRWQGKKGFNVPVGLWIKTELKDYFADTLEILRDTGWINMAFLRKIFQQHVEDRLDYSHQLWGLLILALWWQTFIRDNIDAGPGLTIKHWDSNDGH; encoded by the coding sequence ATGTGTGGAATCTGTGGGATCATTAGAGCTGAACGGCTGGTAACCGCAACAGAAATCTCGAAGATGCGCGACGTTCTGACTCATCGCGGCCCGGATAACGCCGGTCTCTGGGTCCAGGGTCGGGTCGGTTTAGGCCACCGCCGCCTGAGCATCATTGACCTGTCGGAACGCGGCCGGCAGCCGATGAGCAATGAAACCGGGACCGTTTTCATGGTGTTCAACGGTGAAATCTACAATTTTCAGGAACTGCGGCAACATTTAGAGAAATCCGGTCACCGGTTCTACTCCCAGGCCGATTCCGAGGTGATCATTCATGCTTATGAAGAATACGGGGTCGAATGTCTGGATAAATTGCGCGGCATGTTTGCCTTTGCGCTCTGGGATGTCGATCAGCAACGCCTGTTTGCCGCCCGGGATCGCTTAGGCAAGAAACCTTTCTTCTATTGCCGGCGTAATGGCGACTTTTATTTTGCCTCGGAAATCAAGGCGATGCTGGCGCTTCCCCAGATCCCTCGGGAAGTTAATTTTGAGGCTCTGGGTTACTATTTATCGTTGAATTATACTCCAGCTCCCCATACTCTGTTTAAAGGGATCCAGCAGCTGGAACCGGCCCAATACCTGTTATGGCGTGCCCACGAACAGCAACTGCAGATAAGGGAATACTGGGACCTGAGTTACCCACCCGCTATCAAGACCCAAAACCCTGACCGGGTAGTCCCCGAATTCGAGGCCCAGTTACAGGAAGCCATCCGCTATCGGCTGATCGCCGATGTGCCGGTAGGGGCCTTTCTGAGCGGGGGGTTGGATTCGGCCACTATCGTGGCCTTGGCCGCACCCCTTTATCCGGGCCGGTTAAAAACTTTTTCTATCGGTTTCGCCGAAAAAAGTTATGATGAACGACCTTATGCCCGGCAGGTAGCATCCCGCTACCGCACCGAGCATCATGAACTGGTGGTGACCCCGCAGGTCAAAGAGTTATTGCCCACCTTAGTCTGGCATGCCGAAGAACCTACTGCCGATTCCTCCATGGTGCCGGTCTATTATCTGGCCGAGTTTGCGGCCCGGGAGGTCAAGGTGGTGCTCACCGGCGATGGGGCTGATGAAATCCTGGCGGGTTATGAAACTTATCAGGCTCATTATCTTCTGCGACTCCTTAATTCTCTACCCACCGCTTGGCAAAAACTGCTACAACGACTGGTGACACGTTTGCCGGTCTCCGACCGTAAAGTCAGCTTGGATTTTAAATTAAAGCGCCTGGTGGCGGCCCTGGGGTGTGATGCTGATTACGCCCATTATTCCTGGCGGCAGATCTGGTCCCCTGAGGCCCAACAGGACCTGTTGCCCCAACTTCATTTGCCGGAGGCCTCTCTCTTATATAGGTACTGGTTCGAACGCAGCCAGGCAGGCCATCCGATTGATCGCATGCTCTATGCTGACACGCGTTTTTATCTACCTAATGACATGCTGGTCAAGGTTGACCGCATGACCATGGCCCACGCCCTGGAAGCCCGCACTCCCTTTCTAGATCATGGTTTAGTGGAAACGGCGGCTGGGATTCCGGCGCACTGGAAACTAAAAGGGCTGTTCCTGAAAAAATACTTGCTGCGTCGGCTCCTGCAGGATCGGGTGCCGGCCGCCATCCGCTGGCAGGGCAAAAAAGGATTTAACGTGCCGGTCGGACTCTGGATTAAAACCGAACTTAAGGATTATTTTGCTGATACCCTGGAAATTCTCCGGGATACGGGGTGGATTAATATGGCCTTCTTGCGAAAAATCTTCCAACAGCATGTGGAGGATAGATTGGATTACAGTCATCAACTCTGGGGTTTGCTGATTTTGGCCTTGTGGTGGCAGACATTTATCAGAGATAATATAGACGCTGGACCCGGATTAACTATCAAACATTGGGACTCTAATGATGGTCACTGA
- a CDS encoding glycosyltransferase family 2 protein, which produces MQELRQNLANQWPGQYEIIVVDDGSTDGTSQELDQIPDIRVLRHRQNRGYGAAIKTGIRQAQGVYIATFDADGQHYPHDLLKLGQAIQEEDLALVIGVRSRLFHSNLWRMPGKWILGWLSNYLTKTKIPDLNSGLRIFKKDIISRYLHLCSDRFSFSTTSTLIFLNRGYALSYIPIEVKKRLGKSTVSFMSGYETFLLILRIVALFEPLRIFIPASIIVFMAGVLHAIYPFFVLKRGLSTGSLLVMLTGILIFFFGLLADQISALRKEKYE; this is translated from the coding sequence ATCCAGGAATTACGGCAGAATCTGGCAAACCAGTGGCCCGGCCAATATGAGATTATTGTCGTGGACGATGGTTCCACCGATGGCACCTCTCAAGAACTCGATCAAATTCCTGACATCCGGGTCCTCCGGCATCGCCAGAACCGGGGCTATGGGGCCGCTATAAAAACTGGCATCCGCCAGGCTCAGGGGGTTTACATAGCCACCTTTGATGCGGACGGCCAGCACTACCCCCATGATCTCCTCAAACTCGGCCAGGCCATTCAGGAGGAGGATCTGGCGTTAGTGATCGGAGTCCGATCCAGGCTGTTTCACAGCAATCTGTGGCGCATGCCCGGTAAATGGATTCTGGGATGGCTGTCCAATTATCTTACGAAGACCAAAATCCCCGACCTGAATTCCGGCTTGCGAATCTTTAAAAAAGATATAATCAGTCGTTATCTACATCTGTGCTCTGATCGGTTTTCTTTTTCGACCACCAGCACCTTAATTTTCCTGAATCGTGGCTACGCCTTATCCTATATACCCATAGAAGTCAAAAAACGTCTGGGTAAAAGTACAGTAAGTTTCATGTCCGGCTATGAAACTTTTCTCCTAATCTTACGAATAGTGGCGCTTTTTGAGCCTTTACGGATCTTCATCCCGGCCAGCATTATCGTCTTTATGGCGGGGGTCCTACATGCCATTTATCCCTTCTTTGTTCTCAAGCGAGGTCTTTCTACCGGCTCGCTCCTGGTGATGTTAACCGGAATCTTGATTTTTTTCTTTGGGTTGCTGGCCGATCAGATCTCCGCCCTCCGAAAAGAAAAATATGAATAA